The following proteins are encoded in a genomic region of Aerococcaceae bacterium DSM 111021:
- a CDS encoding CpsD/CapB family tyrosine-protein kinase has product MFGLGKNKYKRSEKEQRLGAPLVTYYEPKSIISEQYRTLRTNLEFAQVGNQVKSIAITSSMPMEGKSTTSANLGYTMGQTGRNVLIVDSDLRKPTVHRTFKLNNEQGLTTLLANQELKFNQVVQKSKELGLYFLPSGPIPPNPAELIASPQMSALMEELGENFDMVIYDTPPVNSVTDAQIISSRVDGVIMVVRQDYARKDQVREAKQALENVNANILGVILNNVPFEDGKGYGYYAYGLEDEEA; this is encoded by the coding sequence CTTTAGTGACGTATTATGAACCTAAGTCAATCATCTCAGAACAATACCGTACCCTTCGGACGAACTTAGAATTTGCTCAAGTCGGTAACCAAGTCAAGTCAATTGCGATTACGTCAAGTATGCCGATGGAAGGGAAGTCAACAACATCTGCCAACTTAGGTTATACGATGGGACAAACGGGTCGTAATGTCTTGATTGTAGATAGTGACTTACGTAAACCGACGGTTCATAGAACATTCAAGTTGAATAATGAGCAAGGCTTAACGACTTTACTAGCGAATCAAGAATTAAAGTTTAATCAAGTGGTTCAAAAGTCTAAAGAGTTAGGATTGTACTTCTTACCATCAGGACCGATTCCGCCCAACCCAGCGGAGTTGATTGCGTCACCGCAGATGTCGGCATTAATGGAAGAATTGGGTGAGAACTTTGATATGGTCATTTATGATACGCCTCCAGTCAACTCTGTTACAGATGCACAAATTATTTCGTCACGTGTAGATGGTGTGATTATGGTCGTACGTCAAGATTACGCACGTAAGGATCAAGTCAGAGAAGCGAAACAAGCTTTAGAGAATGTGAATGCGAATATACTTGGGGTTATCTTGAATAATGTTCCGTTTGAAGATGGTAAAGGTTATGGCTACTATGCCTATGGTTTAGAGGACGAAGAAGCATGA